In Haemophilus parainfluenzae, one genomic interval encodes:
- the hemH gene encoding ferrochelatase — MNTTKKIGIILANLGTPDAPQPAAISRYLWEFLMDPRVVDLPRWKWYPLLKAIILPMRSKRIARNYQSIWTEQGSPLLAITTQQQAGLQAYLTEQGINAQVEIAMTYGNPSMQSAVKNLLKNDVERMIVLPLYPQYSSTTTGALIDAFNRAIAQERNIVPFEFIHSYHLDENYINALVDSIKMRLKPDEFLLFSYHGIPLRYENMGDYYRQHCKQTTIAIVDKLGLTENQWNMTFQSRFGREEWLQPYTDHFLEEAASQGIQKIAVICPGFSVDCLETLEEIEVENKETFLNHGGVSYHYIPALNAEKAHIEMMGKLVLDKLK; from the coding sequence ATGAATACAACAAAAAAAATCGGCATCATTTTAGCGAATCTTGGTACGCCAGATGCCCCTCAACCCGCGGCGATCTCTCGTTATTTGTGGGAATTTTTAATGGATCCTCGCGTGGTCGATTTGCCGCGTTGGAAATGGTATCCCCTTTTAAAAGCCATTATTTTACCTATGCGTTCTAAACGCATTGCACGAAATTATCAATCTATTTGGACTGAACAAGGCTCTCCCCTGCTTGCGATTACCACGCAACAACAAGCAGGTTTACAAGCTTATTTGACTGAACAAGGTATCAATGCACAAGTCGAAATTGCCATGACTTACGGCAATCCTTCTATGCAAAGTGCGGTCAAAAATTTACTTAAAAATGATGTAGAACGCATGATTGTGTTGCCGCTTTATCCACAATATTCGAGCACGACAACAGGCGCATTAATCGATGCGTTTAATCGTGCCATTGCACAAGAACGCAATATTGTGCCTTTTGAGTTTATTCATTCTTATCATCTTGATGAAAACTACATTAATGCGTTGGTAGACTCCATCAAAATGCGGTTAAAACCAGATGAGTTTTTGCTCTTTTCTTATCATGGTATTCCATTACGTTATGAGAATATGGGCGATTATTATCGTCAGCATTGTAAACAAACCACGATTGCCATTGTGGATAAATTAGGTCTCACAGAAAACCAATGGAATATGACCTTCCAATCTCGTTTTGGCCGAGAAGAATGGTTACAACCTTATACAGATCACTTTTTAGAAGAAGCCGCTTCTCAAGGGATTCAAAAAATCGCGGTAATTTGCCCAGGTTTTTCGGTGGATTGCTTAGAAACCTTAGAAGAAATTGAGGTTGAAAATAAAGAAACATTCTTAAATCATGGCGGTGTCTCTTATCACTATATCCCCGCATTGAATGCTGAAAAAGCACATATTGAAATGATGGGGAAATTGGTTTTGGATAAGTTGAAATAA